In a single window of the Thermodesulfobacteriota bacterium genome:
- a CDS encoding CopG family transcriptional regulator, whose translation MKGKIKYTDEPMGKVKAIPDFLPSPEELALKDETVKVTIALSKTSVDFFKKEAKRHNTQYQKMIRRLLDEYTAHQ comes from the coding sequence ATGAAAGGGAAAATCAAATACACGGATGAGCCCATGGGGAAGGTCAAGGCTATTCCTGATTTTCTCCCCTCCCCTGAAGAACTCGCGCTGAAAGACGAGACCGTGAAGGTCACCATTGCGCTCAGCAAAACAAGTGTCGATTTTTTCAAAAAAGAGGCCAAAAGGCACAACACACAATATCAAAAAATGATTCGCAGGCTTTTGGATGAATATACGGCTCATCAGTAA
- a CDS encoding BrnT family toxin: MKKHTDFDWDADKDRRNLEKHGVSFAMAQLAFLDPDRVILEDLEHSDDEKRYYCLGRVSDGIMTVRFTYRKTKIRIIGAGYWRKGKKIYERENQIHG, translated from the coding sequence ATGAAAAAACACACTGATTTTGATTGGGATGCCGACAAAGACAGGCGCAATCTGGAAAAGCATGGCGTTTCTTTTGCGATGGCGCAACTGGCGTTTCTGGATCCTGACCGTGTTATTCTCGAAGATCTTGAGCACAGCGATGATGAAAAGCGCTATTATTGTCTTGGCAGGGTCTCTGATGGAATAATGACCGTCCGCTTTACATACAGAAAGACCAAAATCAGAATTATTGGCGCCGGATATTGGCGGAAAGGAAAGAAAATATATGAAAGGGAAAATCAAATACACGGATGA
- a CDS encoding M48 family metalloprotease, which yields MYLKTKIFSTVWLVTLFCFLVSAVPVSALTIAEEKELGEEFLKQVKQVYRFVDDPFVDDYINRLGRRLLAAFPEQSFDYRFYVIDNAVYNAFAAPGGYVFVHSGLINAMGSEDELAGILSHEIAHVYCRHISERIEKSKKLSLATLAGITAGLFLGSGALAIGSAAAGQAAGLAYSRQDERQADEIGVQYLAAAGYSAEGLLLMLKKINEKHWFTEQEVPTYLTTHPGTEERIVYIDTLLASDRYRPGQPPAENTAADFKMAHTIVTASSGDSEISLKQMKIRLDQNDKDPLNDFGYALALSRKARHEEAIGYLKKALEKQAAHPQILTTLAIEYVLTGYYDKAMETFKKVPQTPYWDFKKQLYWSQAAEETGHMDECISILEALIKKTPDYIDAYYALGMAYGKSNNEAKAHYYLGRYYYEIDHFKNAMFHLQKAHDLTTDPEIKKDTEEKIKEVKKEGRRSPRTEPESFTARPPFLQL from the coding sequence ATGTACTTAAAAACAAAAATTTTTTCAACGGTCTGGCTGGTCACGCTGTTCTGCTTTCTGGTATCCGCCGTTCCTGTTTCAGCGCTGACGATTGCCGAAGAAAAGGAACTGGGCGAAGAGTTTCTCAAGCAGGTGAAGCAGGTCTACCGGTTTGTGGACGACCCGTTTGTAGACGACTACATCAACCGCCTCGGCCGGAGACTGTTGGCCGCTTTTCCAGAACAGTCCTTTGATTACCGGTTCTATGTTATTGATAACGCGGTATATAACGCGTTTGCCGCCCCGGGAGGATACGTCTTTGTCCACAGCGGTTTGATCAACGCCATGGGTTCGGAAGATGAGCTGGCCGGCATCCTGTCCCATGAAATCGCCCATGTTTACTGCCGCCACATTTCCGAACGAATTGAAAAATCCAAAAAACTGTCGCTGGCCACCCTGGCCGGCATCACCGCCGGACTCTTTCTCGGCAGCGGCGCCCTGGCCATTGGTTCCGCCGCGGCCGGGCAGGCCGCGGGGCTGGCCTACAGCCGTCAGGACGAACGCCAGGCGGATGAGATCGGCGTCCAGTACCTGGCGGCAGCCGGCTACAGCGCCGAGGGGCTGCTGCTCATGCTAAAGAAAATCAATGAAAAACACTGGTTTACCGAGCAGGAAGTGCCCACGTACCTGACCACGCATCCCGGAACGGAAGAGCGCATTGTTTACATTGACACGCTGCTGGCTTCCGACCGCTACCGGCCCGGCCAGCCGCCAGCGGAAAACACCGCAGCGGATTTTAAAATGGCCCACACGATCGTTACGGCCTCCAGCGGCGACAGCGAAATTTCCCTCAAGCAGATGAAAATCCGCCTTGACCAGAACGACAAGGACCCGTTGAACGATTTCGGCTACGCCCTGGCCCTGTCCAGAAAAGCCCGTCACGAGGAAGCCATCGGCTATTTGAAGAAAGCCCTTGAAAAACAGGCCGCCCATCCCCAGATCCTGACCACTCTGGCCATTGAATATGTGCTCACGGGATATTACGATAAGGCCATGGAAACATTTAAAAAAGTCCCGCAAACCCCCTACTGGGACTTCAAGAAGCAGCTTTACTGGTCCCAGGCCGCGGAAGAAACCGGCCATATGGACGAATGCATTTCCATTCTGGAAGCCCTGATTAAAAAAACACCGGATTATATCGACGCCTATTACGCCCTGGGCATGGCCTACGGTAAAAGCAACAATGAGGCCAAGGCCCATTACTATCTTGGCCGCTACTACTATGAAATCGACCATTTCAAAAACGCCATGTTCCACCTGCAGAAGGCCCATGACCTGACCACCGACCCGGAAATAAAAAAAGACACGGAAGAAAAAATAAAAGAAGTAAAAAAGGAGGGCCGGCGTTCCCCCAGGACAGAACCCGAGTCCTTTACCGCCCGCCCTCCTTTTCTGCAGCTGTAG
- a CDS encoding AAA family ATPase has protein sequence MTKIICIANQKGGVGKTTTAVNLAAALAASDKKTLLIDCDPQANATTGVGINKADLNRTLYQVLIGALAAHEAVIDTMVDNLKIIPSKIDLSGFEVEMVDAPDKEKVLKNSLAGLNGAYDYVLLDCPPSLSLLTINAMSAADSVLIPLQSEFYALEGLGQLIQTIKRIKQALNPSLKIAGILLTMFDTRTNLSHQVTEDTEKFFTDLVFQSRIPRNVKLGEAPSYGMPITLYAPSSPGARSYMALAGEILAQP, from the coding sequence ATGACGAAAATTATCTGCATTGCCAATCAGAAGGGCGGGGTAGGCAAGACCACTACCGCGGTCAATCTGGCCGCGGCTCTGGCCGCTTCCGACAAAAAAACGCTGCTGATCGACTGCGATCCCCAGGCCAATGCCACCACCGGGGTCGGCATCAACAAGGCCGACCTGAACAGAACCCTGTACCAGGTGCTCATCGGCGCCCTGGCGGCGCATGAAGCGGTCATCGATACCATGGTGGACAACCTGAAAATCATCCCCTCCAAAATCGACCTGTCCGGTTTTGAGGTGGAAATGGTGGACGCGCCGGACAAGGAAAAGGTGCTGAAAAACAGCCTGGCCGGCCTCAATGGCGCTTATGACTATGTTTTGCTGGACTGCCCGCCCTCATTGAGCCTGCTGACCATCAACGCCATGTCGGCGGCCGATTCCGTGCTGATTCCCCTGCAGAGCGAGTTTTACGCCCTGGAGGGCCTCGGCCAGCTCATCCAGACCATCAAGCGGATCAAGCAGGCCTTGAACCCGTCCCTGAAGATCGCCGGCATCCTGCTGACCATGTTCGACACGCGCACCAATCTTTCCCACCAGGTTACCGAGGACACGGAAAAGTTTTTCACGGACCTGGTGTTTCAGTCGCGGATCCCCAGAAACGTGAAGCTGGGGGAGGCGCCCAGCTACGGGATGCCGATCACGTTATACGCGCCGTCTTCTCCCGGCGCCAGGAGTTACATGGCGCTGGCCGGGGAGATTCTGGCTCAACCATAA
- a CDS encoding ParB/RepB/Spo0J family partition protein: protein MPTKPAQKAKAKAEEAPRRKRALGRGLEALFPDMKTVAGDSRDFFQCDITDISPNRYQSRTLFSEQELSELADSIRREGVIQPIMVRRVGTGFELVAGERRLRAAKMAGLTQVPVIVREVDDRQHLVFSIVENVQRENLNPMEEAEGYHRLVAEFGFSQEQVAEHVGKNRTTVTNLLRLRKLPDYIQKSITAGQLTMGHARALLAANTPQQQNAAWKEILARGLSVRQTEALVKRSGTEPKPAAGKKTADSAATHLSSLAEKFSRIFGTKVNIIRKGRRGKIEIEFYNDEDLNRLLEMMDK from the coding sequence ATGCCGACCAAACCAGCACAAAAAGCGAAGGCCAAGGCGGAGGAGGCACCGCGCAGGAAAAGAGCGCTGGGCCGGGGGCTGGAAGCGCTTTTCCCCGACATGAAAACCGTTGCCGGGGACAGCAGGGATTTCTTTCAGTGCGACATTACCGATATTTCTCCCAACCGCTATCAGTCCCGCACGCTCTTTTCGGAGCAGGAGCTGTCCGAACTGGCCGACTCCATCCGCCGGGAAGGGGTGATTCAGCCGATCATGGTGCGCCGGGTCGGGACCGGGTTTGAACTGGTCGCCGGCGAACGGCGGCTGCGGGCCGCCAAAATGGCCGGTCTGACGCAGGTGCCGGTCATCGTCCGGGAGGTGGACGACCGTCAGCATCTGGTTTTTTCCATCGTGGAAAACGTGCAGCGGGAAAACCTAAACCCCATGGAGGAGGCGGAGGGCTATCACCGGCTGGTGGCCGAATTCGGTTTTTCCCAGGAGCAGGTGGCCGAGCACGTCGGCAAGAACCGGACCACCGTGACCAACCTGCTGCGGCTGCGCAAGCTGCCGGACTATATTCAGAAGAGCATTACCGCCGGGCAACTGACCATGGGCCATGCCCGGGCCTTGCTGGCGGCAAACACCCCGCAGCAGCAGAACGCCGCCTGGAAGGAGATCCTGGCCCGGGGGCTTTCGGTCCGGCAGACGGAAGCGCTGGTCAAGCGCAGCGGGACCGAACCGAAACCCGCCGCCGGAAAAAAGACCGCCGACAGCGCCGCGACCCACCTGTCCAGCCTGGCCGAAAAGTTTTCCAGGATTTTCGGCACCAAGGTGAACATCATCCGCAAAGGCCGCCGGGGGAAGATCGAGATCGAGTTTTACAACGACGAGGATCTGAACCGGCTGCTGGAGATGATGGATAAATAA
- a CDS encoding NYN domain-containing protein — MAIHIIIDGYNFIRQSMSPRLLKTRDLQQEREFLVRLLAAWKRRRAHAVTVVFDGGRAPWDLPRKDVVSGIEVIFSPAGQTADTVIKEMAAREKEKALVVSSDREISVFVSRTGATTIDCAAFESRLEAEFLTDDEDGLYPDEGDGQSVRPASTRKKGPSFRLSKKQRQLKSRLEKL; from the coding sequence ATGGCGATTCATATCATCATCGACGGGTACAATTTCATCCGTCAGTCCATGTCCCCGCGGCTGCTCAAGACCCGTGACCTGCAGCAGGAGCGGGAGTTTCTTGTCCGCCTTCTGGCCGCCTGGAAAAGACGCCGGGCCCACGCCGTCACGGTGGTGTTCGACGGCGGCCGGGCGCCCTGGGATCTTCCCCGGAAAGACGTGGTTTCCGGCATTGAAGTGATTTTTTCCCCGGCCGGTCAGACGGCCGATACGGTCATCAAGGAGATGGCGGCCCGGGAAAAGGAAAAGGCCCTGGTGGTCAGCTCCGACCGGGAAATTTCGGTTTTTGTTTCCAGGACAGGAGCGACGACCATCGACTGCGCCGCCTTTGAAAGTCGCCTTGAAGCGGAATTCCTGACAGATGATGAAGACGGCCTTTATCCGGACGAGGGCGACGGCCAGTCCGTGCGTCCGGCGTCAACCCGGAAAAAAGGCCCCTCCTTTCGACTTTCCAAAAAGCAGCGGCAGCTGAAAAGCCGACTCGAAAAACTGTAA
- a CDS encoding class I SAM-dependent methyltransferase gives MGYVFTQQDSAAFEKERQDRRHAHIAHLEGELMCDMLRPLPGESVLDIGCGIGTSLLTLLDKGLDVTGLDPSPYMLDVAYKRVGSRVDLYRGVAEDLPFEDNSFNHAVFFASLEFVDDPGAALREACRVAKDKIFIGVMNRYAIKGLERRVKGVFAKTIYNKARFFSVWELKAEIRSIMGDVPVKWKTICHLPFGEGRVARKIESVELIRRFPFGAFAGVSALLVPRFRTLPLALKYAPAKRAGVLVGSMSTETLNSEKITT, from the coding sequence ATGGGATACGTCTTTACGCAACAAGATTCAGCCGCTTTTGAAAAGGAACGCCAGGACCGGCGCCATGCCCATATTGCTCATCTGGAGGGAGAGCTGATGTGCGACATGCTGCGGCCCCTTCCCGGCGAAAGCGTGCTGGACATCGGCTGCGGCATCGGCACCAGCCTGCTCACGCTGCTGGACAAGGGGCTTGACGTCACCGGTCTTGACCCCTCGCCGTACATGCTTGATGTCGCATACAAGCGGGTCGGCAGCCGGGTCGACCTTTACCGCGGCGTGGCCGAGGACCTGCCCTTTGAGGACAACTCCTTCAACCACGCGGTGTTTTTCGCTTCCCTGGAATTCGTGGATGACCCGGGGGCGGCCTTGCGCGAGGCCTGCCGGGTGGCCAAAGACAAGATCTTCATCGGCGTCATGAACCGGTACGCCATCAAGGGACTGGAGCGCCGGGTAAAAGGCGTGTTCGCCAAAACGATTTACAACAAGGCCCGGTTTTTCAGCGTCTGGGAACTGAAGGCGGAAATCCGGAGCATCATGGGGGATGTGCCCGTCAAATGGAAAACCATCTGCCACCTGCCCTTCGGCGAGGGCCGGGTGGCCCGCAAGATCGAATCCGTGGAACTGATCCGGCGGTTTCCCTTCGGCGCCTTTGCCGGTGTGTCCGCCCTGCTGGTTCCCCGGTTCCGCACCCTGCCCCTGGCCCTGAAATACGCGCCGGCCAAAAGGGCCGGCGTCCTGGTCGGCAGCATGTCCACCGAGACATTGAACTCGGAAAAGATAACCACTTAA
- the amrS gene encoding AmmeMemoRadiSam system radical SAM enzyme has product MEALFYEKREDRKVKCGLCHHRCLINDNGFGRCKVRQNVNGVLETMIYSRLVAINPDPIEKKPLYHVMPGSLAYSIGAAGCNFRCLFCQNSEISQMPLERGKMGDHIFSAADIVDDAERSNCRSIAYTYTEPTVNFEFCYDTAVLARGKGLKNIFVTNGYMSPEAIDMIAPFLDAANVDLKSFSNDFYRDMCGARLEPVKENLKHLRRKGVFVEVTTLVIPGRNDDEAELTALAEFLVKELGPETPWHISRFHPTYKLLDVSPTPVGTLTRARDIGLKVGLKFVYIGNVHGHPGENTYCPQCAKVIIERAGFYNIKQYKIEGGHCLYCGALINGIEM; this is encoded by the coding sequence ATGGAAGCCCTTTTTTATGAAAAGCGGGAAGACCGGAAGGTTAAGTGCGGCCTCTGCCACCACCGCTGCCTCATCAACGATAACGGCTTCGGCCGCTGCAAGGTCCGGCAGAACGTCAACGGCGTTCTGGAAACCATGATCTACAGTCGCCTGGTCGCCATCAACCCCGATCCCATTGAAAAAAAGCCTCTCTATCACGTCATGCCGGGAAGTCTGGCCTATTCCATCGGCGCCGCGGGGTGCAATTTCCGCTGCCTCTTCTGCCAGAACTCGGAAATTTCCCAGATGCCCCTGGAACGGGGCAAGATGGGCGATCATATCTTTTCCGCCGCCGACATTGTGGATGACGCTGAAAGAAGCAACTGCCGCAGCATCGCCTATACTTACACGGAACCCACCGTGAACTTCGAATTCTGCTACGACACGGCCGTGCTGGCCCGGGGAAAAGGGCTGAAAAATATCTTTGTCACCAACGGCTACATGTCACCCGAGGCCATTGACATGATCGCGCCCTTTCTGGACGCGGCCAATGTGGACCTGAAGAGCTTCAGCAATGATTTTTACAGGGATATGTGCGGGGCCCGGCTGGAGCCCGTCAAGGAGAACCTCAAGCACCTCCGGCGCAAAGGCGTTTTTGTGGAGGTGACCACGCTGGTGATTCCCGGCAGAAACGACGATGAAGCCGAACTTACGGCCCTGGCCGAATTTCTGGTCAAGGAACTGGGGCCGGAAACGCCCTGGCACATCAGCCGTTTTCATCCCACCTACAAGCTTCTGGACGTTTCGCCCACGCCGGTGGGAACGTTGACCCGGGCCCGGGACATCGGGCTCAAGGTCGGCCTGAAATTCGTCTATATCGGCAATGTCCACGGCCACCCCGGCGAGAACACGTATTGTCCCCAATGCGCCAAGGTCATCATCGAGCGGGCCGGGTTTTACAACATCAAGCAATATAAAATCGAGGGCGGACACTGTCTGTATTGCGGGGCGCTGATCAACGGGATAGAGATGTAG
- a CDS encoding long-chain fatty acid--CoA ligase: MAIRGFRNVHEMLKATVDKLPGQPAYQWFSETGESLPPVSWSEFYGQVRKVAKSLMALGVEKNDKVNILSYTCYRWILSDLGITTCGAATVGIYQSNLPKDCRYIIHHSDAVVIFAENRKQLDKLLSIRKEIPAIRKVVLFNDSHDDDWVLGFDEFLKLGDKISDQALQERIDATTADDVAGIVYTSGTTGVPKGAVLTHDNMTFTSQSALACLNVLPGETTFLFLPLAHVFARICVNLALLAGVKTVIARGIDTLVDDLKAAQPDWFASVPRIYEKVYGKVVGGAEAKGGLALKIFHWACGVGDTVSDCLLEGRSIPLLTGIQYKIATKLVFSKLQAALGGRVRWCVSGAAPLNPSIAKFFHAAGILILEGLGMSENTSFTNVNRFDDYRFGWVGQPGPGIEQKVVDDGEILFRGRNVMKEYYKMPDETAATILQGGWQKTGDLGEIDDENFLRITGRKKDLIITAGGKNIAPSAIEGVIATSKYIAQVCVIGDKRKYLTALVTLDPDNITEFAREKGLVFTGMDDLIRHQAVIDLINAEVAEKNREFASFESVKTVTIVPEFTIENGLATPTFKIKKNVIQERFKKEIEAMYKK, translated from the coding sequence ATGGCCATCAGAGGCTTTCGCAACGTTCATGAGATGCTCAAAGCAACGGTTGACAAGCTTCCCGGGCAGCCGGCCTATCAGTGGTTTTCCGAAACCGGTGAGAGCCTGCCGCCGGTCTCCTGGAGCGAGTTTTACGGTCAGGTCCGAAAAGTGGCCAAAAGCCTGATGGCGCTCGGCGTGGAAAAAAACGACAAGGTGAACATCTTAAGCTATACCTGCTACCGCTGGATTCTGTCCGACCTGGGCATCACCACCTGCGGCGCGGCCACCGTCGGCATCTACCAGTCCAACCTGCCCAAGGACTGCCGCTACATCATCCATCATTCCGACGCGGTGGTCATTTTCGCGGAAAACAGAAAACAACTGGACAAGCTGCTGTCCATCAGAAAAGAGATCCCCGCCATCCGGAAGGTGGTGCTGTTTAACGACAGCCATGACGACGACTGGGTCCTGGGGTTTGATGAATTCCTCAAGCTCGGCGATAAGATCAGCGACCAGGCCCTTCAGGAGCGGATCGACGCCACCACTGCCGATGACGTGGCCGGAATCGTCTATACCTCCGGTACCACCGGCGTGCCCAAGGGCGCGGTCCTCACCCACGACAACATGACCTTCACCTCTCAGTCCGCCCTGGCCTGCCTGAACGTGCTTCCCGGGGAAACCACCTTTCTCTTTCTACCCCTGGCCCACGTGTTCGCCCGCATCTGCGTCAACCTGGCCCTGCTGGCCGGCGTCAAAACCGTCATCGCCCGGGGCATCGACACCCTGGTGGATGATCTTAAAGCGGCTCAGCCCGACTGGTTCGCCAGCGTGCCACGCATTTACGAAAAAGTGTACGGCAAAGTGGTCGGCGGTGCCGAGGCCAAAGGCGGCCTGGCCCTGAAGATTTTCCACTGGGCCTGCGGCGTGGGGGACACGGTCAGCGACTGCCTCCTGGAAGGCCGATCCATTCCCCTGCTGACCGGCATTCAATATAAAATCGCCACCAAACTGGTGTTCAGCAAACTCCAGGCGGCTCTGGGCGGCCGGGTCCGCTGGTGCGTCTCGGGCGCCGCGCCGCTGAATCCCTCCATCGCCAAGTTCTTTCACGCCGCCGGCATCCTGATCCTCGAAGGACTGGGCATGAGCGAAAACACCTCCTTTACCAACGTCAACCGCTTTGACGACTACCGCTTCGGCTGGGTGGGCCAGCCCGGTCCGGGTATCGAGCAGAAGGTTGTTGACGACGGCGAGATCCTGTTCCGGGGCCGCAACGTCATGAAAGAGTACTACAAAATGCCCGACGAAACGGCGGCCACCATTCTCCAGGGAGGCTGGCAGAAGACCGGCGACCTGGGTGAAATCGACGACGAAAATTTCCTGCGCATCACCGGCCGCAAAAAAGACCTGATCATCACCGCCGGCGGCAAAAACATCGCGCCCTCGGCCATTGAAGGGGTGATCGCCACCTCCAAATATATCGCCCAGGTCTGCGTTATCGGCGATAAACGTAAATACCTGACCGCCCTGGTCACCCTGGACCCGGATAACATCACCGAGTTCGCCCGGGAAAAGGGCCTGGTTTTTACCGGCATGGACGACCTCATCAGGCATCAGGCCGTCATCGATCTGATCAACGCGGAAGTGGCCGAGAAGAACAGGGAGTTCGCCTCATTTGAATCGGTCAAGACAGTGACCATCGTGCCGGAGTTCACCATTGAAAACGGTCTGGCCACCCCGACCTTCAAAATCAAGAAAAATGTGATTCAGGAACGGTTTAAGAAAGAGATTGAGGCGATGTATAAAAAATAG